In Chitinophaga nivalis, a single genomic region encodes these proteins:
- a CDS encoding zinc metalloprotease, whose protein sequence is MKKIAHLLFIGALCLSACSKQDKSNTDQPSPDSNQEAPAGKVRRCATGEVLKQQLLDDPTLAQRMQNIEKLTEEVTRNRALFRLLPDGSIEIPVVVNILYRTTAQNVALSQVESQITALNQDFNGLNSQYNTLPPIFDAVKAAVGVHFRLKNVVRKSTTVTTWGTNDAMKKSSQGGINPTTPDSVLNIWVVGGISGGVIGYAQFPGGSPATDGVVIAYDCFGTNGTAAAPFALGRTATHEVGHWLNLRHIWGDANCGDDLVGDTPRHNTANYGCPAYPHRSTCTGTPIEMTMNFMDYTDDACMAMFTQGQKTRIDATFLPGGGRNGFAH, encoded by the coding sequence ATGAAAAAAATTGCCCACCTTTTATTTATTGGAGCGCTGTGCCTGTCTGCCTGCTCCAAACAGGATAAGTCCAATACAGATCAACCTTCGCCGGATAGTAATCAGGAAGCCCCTGCGGGGAAAGTACGCCGCTGTGCTACCGGTGAAGTACTGAAACAACAACTGTTGGATGATCCTACGCTGGCACAGCGTATGCAAAACATTGAAAAACTAACGGAAGAGGTTACACGTAACAGAGCACTCTTCCGTTTACTGCCGGATGGAAGTATTGAAATTCCGGTAGTTGTAAATATTTTATACCGCACCACAGCCCAAAATGTAGCGCTTAGTCAGGTAGAGTCCCAGATTACTGCGCTGAATCAGGATTTCAACGGACTGAATTCCCAATATAATACATTGCCACCTATTTTTGATGCCGTTAAAGCAGCTGTAGGCGTGCATTTCAGGTTAAAGAATGTTGTACGTAAGTCTACAACAGTAACCACCTGGGGTACCAACGACGCCATGAAAAAAAGCAGCCAGGGCGGTATCAATCCTACTACGCCGGATTCTGTATTGAATATCTGGGTAGTTGGTGGTATCAGCGGCGGTGTAATTGGCTATGCGCAATTCCCTGGTGGTAGCCCTGCTACAGATGGTGTTGTAATAGCCTATGATTGCTTTGGTACCAACGGTACAGCAGCTGCTCCTTTTGCCCTGGGCAGAACCGCTACACACGAAGTGGGTCACTGGCTTAATTTACGCCATATATGGGGTGATGCCAATTGCGGCGATGACCTGGTAGGAGATACCCCCCGGCATAATACCGCCAACTACGGCTGCCCGGCTTATCCGCATCGGAGTACCTGCACCGGCACGCCTATTGAAATGACCATGAATTTCATGGATTACACAGATGATGCCTGTATGGCAATGTTCACACAAGGCCAGAAGACCAGGATAGATGCGACATTCCTGCCTGGCGGCGGCCGTAACGGATTCGCCCACTAG